The Kribbella jejuensis region AGGACCACGTCGCCGGGCAGCAGCGTGGTGAAGGAGGTGATGTAGGCCAGCACCTCCGGGATGTCGAAGATGAACTGGCTGGTCCGGCCGTCCTGCCGGGGCTCGCCGTTCAGTTCGGTGCTGATCCGCAGGTCGGACACGTCGAGCTCGGTGGAGATCCACGGGCCGAGCGGGCAGAACGTGTCGTACCCCTTGGCCCGGGCCCACTGCCCGTCGGACTTCTGCAGGTCGCGGGCGGTCACGTCGTTGGCGATCGTGTAGCCGAAGATCGCCTCGTTGACCCGCTCCTTGGGCAGGTCCCGGACGATCCGGCCGATCACGATCGCGAGCTCGCCCTCGAAGTGCAGGTCGTTGGTCTGCTCCGGGTAGACGATGCCGTCCCGCGGGCCGATCACGCTGGTGTTCGGCTTCAGGAAGATCAGCGGCTCCTTCGGTACGTCGTTGCCGAGCTCGGCGGCGTGCGCCGCGTAGTTCCGGCCGACGCAGACCACCTTGCTGCGCGGGATCACCGGCGCGAGCAGCCGGACGTCCGCGAGTTGCAGCTTCTCCCCGGTGAACTGGGCCGACCGGTAGAGCGGGTCCGAGTCGAGAACGTTGACAGTACCGACGAGCCCTTCGGGGTCATCGGTCTCGACGACGCCGTACTTCGGCTCGTCGTCCACGGAGAATCTGGCGATACGCACGGGCCGAGCCTACCGTCGGTGCTCGATGAGACAGTATTCCGGTGACATTCGAGATCCGGTTGGCGGTTCCTGGTGAGTACGACGCTGTCGGCGAGCTGACAGTGGAGGCCTATTCGCACGACGGTTTCGTGCGTGGTGACTACGCGATGACGCTGCGTGCCGCCGCGGACCGCGCCGCCAAGGCGGAGCTCTCGGTAGCTGCCGATTCCTCCGGCCTGCTGGGGACCGTGACCTATTGTCCGGTCGGCTCGGTGTACCGCGAGATCGGCCAGGACGACGAGGGCGAGTTCCGCATGCTCGGCGTCGCCGGGCGGGCGCGGGGCCTGGGCGTCGGTACGGCGCTGACCGAGCACTGCATCGCCCGCTCTCGCGAGCTGGGCATGCGCCGCATCGTGATGAGCAGCGCGCAGTACATGACCACCGCCCACCGCATCTACGAGCGTCTGGGCTTCACCCGCCTCCCGGAACGTGACTGGGCGCCCATCCCGGGCGTCGATCTGTACGCCTTCGCCCTCGACCTATGAGGACGCTGCCGTTCGCCGAGTGGACGTCGTACGCCTCGGGGCACGCCGCCCGGGTCGACGTCTTACTGGCCGACCACCTGGAACGACGGAAGCGCCGCGAGGCACATCCCGTCGAGGATTTCCTCTTCACGTATTACCCGACCCGTCCGAACCAGCTGCGCGTGTGGCATCCGGGCCCCGGAGTGCGGCTGGAGGGCGGTGCTGCTTATGAGGGCCGTCGTGGATACGTGGTCGAGGACGGGACCGCGTCGCTCGATCCGGCCGAGGTGGAACGCCGTACCGACAGCATCAAGTGGATCCGCGCCCTGCTCTCGGCCACGCTCGACCGCCAACCCCAGTTCGGCTGTTTCGGCCTGCACGAGTGGGCGATGGTGTACCGGACCCCCGAAGTACGGCACGCCGCCTGGCCGCTGCGACTAGGTGCCGAGGGCACCGATCAGGTCGTCGAGTCGCACAAGATCGGCTGCTCGCACTTCGACGCGTTCCGCTTCTTCACGACGCCCGCGCGCCCACTCAACACGCTCCAACCGACCCGGGAATCCCAGCCCGCCCTCGAACAAGGCGGCTGCCTGCACGCGAACATGGACCTCTACAAGTGGGCCGCCAAGCTGATGCCGTTCACCCCGAGCTCGCTACTCCTCGCCTGCTTCGAACTCGCCCGCGACATCCGCACCCTCGACATGCGCGCCTCCCCCTACGACCTGGCCGCGCTCGGCTACACCCCCGTCCGCATCGAAACCCCCGACGGAAAAGCCGAGTACACAGCAGCCCAACGAACCTTCGCCAACCGCGCCCGCCCCCTCCGCCGTCAACTCGCCGCCCTCTGCGAGGAGCTGCTCGGCTGACCCTCCCCAGATATCCACAAACACGAGTGTCGAAGTATTGACACCGGCGTCGAATCACTCCTACCGTGACAGTCATCCACTGCTACGGCCGGAAGGTGACTCATGGCGTACGTCATCGGTATCGACGTCGGCGGGACGTTCACGGACGGGGTGCTCGACGACGGCGCCGGGGTGATCGTCGCGGCCAAGGCGCCGTCGACGCCTCCGGACTACTCACGCGGCGTCCTGGAGGTACTCGCCGGCCTCGCCGAACAGCTCGGTCAATCGGTCGAGGCGATGCTCGCCGAGACCCACCACATCGCGCACGGTACGACGTCCTCGTTGAACGCTCTGGTGATGGGCAACGTCCCGGACGTCGGCTTCATCACCACGGTCGGACATCGCGACTCGCTGTTCATCATGAACGTCGAGGGCCGCTACCTCGGCTCGGCCCCGGATCAGCTGCAGAACGTGCTCGGCCAGAGCAAACAGCACACGCTGCTGCCGAAACGCCATGCCGTCGAGGTGATCGAACGCGTCGATCGGGACGGGACTGTGCTCGTTCCGCTGGACGAGGAATCGGTCCGGGCGGCGGTGCGTGCACTGCTTGCCGACGGCATCCGTTCGATCGCGGTCAGCCTGCTGTGGTCGTTCCGGAACCCCGCGCACGAACAACGCGTCCGCGAGATCGTGCACGAGCTCGACCCCGGTGCGTTCGTTGCCCTGAGCAGCGAGATCAGTCCACGCATCCGCGAGTTCGCCCGCAGTGCGACCACCGTGATGAGCGCCCAGATCGGCCCGGGCCTCGAGGAGTACCTCGGCAACCTGGAGGGCCGGCTCCGCGAGTCCGGCCTGGTCGGACCGCTTCTGGTCATGCAGAGCAACGGTGGCGCGATCGCCGCCGCCGAGGCACCGAGCCACGCGATCAGCACGGTCGGTTCGGTCCTCACCGGCGGTGTCGTCGGCGCCGTGTCACTGGGCGAACAGCTCGGCCATCGCAACATCATCTCCACCGACGTGGGTGGTACGACGTTCCTCGTGGGACTGGTCGTCGACGGTGAACCGGTCCGGGCGAGCACGACGGTGATCAACCACCACCCGATCAACGTGCCGACGCTGCAGGTGCACGCGATCGGGTCGGGCGGCGGCGCGATCGCCTGGATCGACCAGGGTGGCAACCTGCAGGTCGGACCACGCAGCGCGCAGTCGGTCCCCGGACCGGCCTGTTACGGCACCGGCGGGACGGAGCCCACGAACACCGACGCGAACCTCGTCCTCGGCATCCTTCCGGAGAAGGGCCTGCTGGGCGGCCGCAAGGCCCTCGACCTCGACGCCGCCCGCGAGGCCATCCGCGCCCGGATCGCCGAGCCGCTCGGGCTCTCGATCGAGGACGCCGCGGCCGCGATCTACGCCGTACAGAACGCCCAGACCGGCGACCTCCTCCGCAAGGCCGTCGTCGAGGCGGGCCACGATCCACGGTCGTTCGTGCTCTACGCGTTCGGCGGTGCCGGCCCGGCGTACTGCGCGTCGTATGCGCGAGAGGTCGGCGTTGCCGAGGTCGTCGTACCTCTGGGACCGGTCGCGTCAGCCTTCTCGGCGTACGGTCTGGCCTCGTCGGACGTCGTGCTCACCGCCGAGCTGTCCGACCCCACCGCGATGCCGCTCGACCCGGCGCGCGCCCAGCTGACGTACGACGCGCTCGAAGCGCAGGTCCGCGACGGGCTGGCTCGGCAAGGGCTGAGCTTCGAGCGGATCGAGATCGTCCGGTCCCTCGACCTTCGGTACACGATGCAACTGGCCGAGGTCGCGGTCGAGGTACCGAACGGCGACCTCGACGACGCCGCGATCGCCGGCATCGCGCAGGCCTTCGACCGCCGGTACTCCGAGCTGTACGGCGAAGGCACCGGCTTTGCGGCGGCCGGAGTCCAGGCGATCACGTTCCGCGTCCGCGCCACCGGCGTGCTGCCCTTCTCCCCTGGCCTGCCGAAGCTCAGCGAAGCCGGCACGACCGACCCCACGGACGCCCTGCTCGAACACCGCAAGGTCTGCCTGGACGCTCGCACCGGCTATGTCGAGACGCCGATCTACGACTATCGCGCACTCGGGGCCGGTCATCGCATCAACGGACCGGCGGTGATCGAGGTCCCGACCACGACCGTCGTCGTACCGCCCGGCACCAGCGGCGTCGTCGACCACCTCGGCAACGTGGTGATCAGCACCGCCTCGAAGCACGGCCTCGAAGGAGCACTGACATGAGCATGGCCATCCCGGGCTCCGAACACTTCGCGAGCCGCCCTGTCGACCCGGAGGTGCTGCGCGCCCAGCTGCCGGAGACGCTCGCGGTGCACTCGGTCGGTCAGGAGCTGATCGACGCGCTCGACCCGCTGACCTACGAGGTGATCCGGCACCGGCTCTGGTCGGTCACCGAGGAGATGGGCGAGGCGCTGAAGCGGATGTCGGGGTCGCCGATCGTCACCGACGCCAATGATTTCGACTTCGCGATCTGTGACGAGCTCGGCCAGGAGGTCCAGGTCGGGCTGTACAACACGATGCTCGTCGGCGCGGTCGACCTCGCGATCTACTGGACGCTGCAGCACCGGGCCGCCAATCCGGGCATCCAGGAGGGCGACATGTTCCTCTGCAACGACCCGTGGGTCGGCGGCGGCCTGCATCAGAACGACGTCATCGTCTTCCAGCCGATCTTCCACGACGGCGAGCTGTTCGCGTGGACCAGCGCGATCTGCCACGAGCCGGACCTGGGCGGCGTCGGGCTCGGTTCGTTCAGCCCGGCTGCTCAGGACGTCTTCTCGGAGTCGTTGCCGACGCCACCGGTCAAGGTGGTCCGCGACTACCAGCTGCAGGACGATGTCGCCGACCTGTGGGTCCGTCGTTCGCGGGTGCCGATGCTGGTCAGCCTCGACCTGCGCGCGAAGATCGGCGCGAACTCGGTCGGCCGGAAACGCCTGGCCGAGGTGATCGAGCAGTACGGCGCCGACACGGTCAAGGCCGTGATGAAGCGGATGATGTCCGACGCCGAGGGCCGCCTGCGCGGCAAGCTCTCCGGCCTCCCGGACGGGACCTGGCGCGCCACTGGGTACCAGGACCAGTCGCACGAGGGAGATCGCGGCGTCCACAAGATCACCGTCGCGATGACCAAGGCCGGCGACCGGCTGACGTTCGACTTCACCGGCACCGACCCACAGGCCGGGATGATCAACTGCACGTACGCCGGGATGCGCGGCGGCGTGATGCTGGCGCTGCTGCCGATGCTCGCGCACGACATCCCCTGGTCCGCGGGCGGCCTGATGCGCTGCTTCGATCTCGTCTCCGAAGAGGGCACGATCAACAACGCGTCGTACCCGGCCGCCGTCGGCCGTGGGCCGATCGGTCCGGCCTGGCTCACCGGGACTCTCGTCGCCGAGTGCCTTTCGCAGTTGCTGGAGCGCGACGCGGACCTCGGCAAGAGTGTGCAGGCCGCCTGCTGCGGCACCTGGGACACCGCCGTACTGGCCGGCCTCGACGAACGCGGCCAGGTACCGATGCCGTTCCTCAACATCATGATGGAGCCGATGGCCGGCGGGTACGGCGCCCGTCCACAGACCGACGGCATGGACACGGGCGGGCTGTTCTGCATTCCGATGGGCCGTGTGCCCGATGTCGAGATGACCGAGTTCCTCTATCCCCTCCTCACGTTGTGGCGGCGGGAAGAGCCGGACTCCGGCGGACCGGGTCGCCAGCGCGGCGGCGTCAGTGCATCGCTCGCCGTCACGCTGCACGGCTCGAGCCAACCCGCCGGTCTCGTCCTGGCGTCGGCCGGCAAGGCCGTCGCGCAGAACGCCGGTCTCGCCGGCGGCTATCCGGGCAACACCGGCCTGGAGCAACTGGTCCGGAACACCGACGTCTCGGCCCTGCTGAAGACCGGCCGGATCCCCCAATCCGTCGGCGAACTGGGCGCCGACGTCGAGCTCGGGCCGTGCTACGCGCAGTCGTACCTCGCCCCCGGCGAAGTCCTGTACATGCACTGGCAGGGCGGCGGCGGGTACGGCGATCCGCTGCTGCGGGATCCCGACGCGGTCGCCCGCGACGTCCACGAGCACAAGGTGAGCGCCGAGGCCGCCGAGTCGGTGTACGGCGTCGTGCTCCGCGACCGGATCGTCGACCGTGAGGCAACGCAGAGGGCTCGCGACGCGGCCCGCGCCGTACGCCGCGATCGCTCGACCGGTGGGAGCACCAACGGTCCTCGCATCGACCCGGCCGCTGCCCAACGCCTCGACGACAACCTCGTCCTGCACGGGACCACGGTGGCGTGCGCGCACTGCGGACAAGGCGTCGCCGACACGGCCACCGATTCGGTGCTGGACCTCGCCCGGTACGAGGGACCGTCATCGGACGCCGGTCCGCAGGTCACGTCGGACCCGAGTGCCTATGTCGATACGGAGGTCGTCTTCCGGCAGCTGTGCTGTCCGAGTTGCTGGACGGCGATCTACTCCGCGATCGTCCCGGCCACGCATCCCGACCATGTCAGCGACGTCTCCCGCTTCGCAACCGCGGGGAGCGCGTCTTGAGGCTGCGAACCGTTGCGGTGCTCGGTGGCGGGCCGGGCGGTCTCTACACCGCCCGCCTGCTCCGGCTACGGATGCCCGACTGCGACGTCCGGCTGATCGAGCAGACCGAACCTCGCCAGACGTTCGGCTTCGGCGTCGGCCTGGCCACCCGCACCCAACGGAACCTGCAGGCCGCCGACGCCGATTCGTTCCAGAGCATCCTCACGATCGCGCACTCGCACGAGATGACGATGACGGTCGGCGGCCACGCGGTCACGCTCCCGTCGGACGACCTGATCGCGGTCAGCCGCAGCAACCTCCTGGACGTACTGCGCGAGCACGCGGCGGCGGCCGGCGTCCAGCTCGACTACGGCGACCGCGGGTACGCGACGGAGCTGGCCAAGGAGGTCGACCTCGTGATCGCGGCCGACGGTGTCAGCAGCGCGACCCGCGAGGAACTCGCGGTGTTCGGCGGCTCGGTGACAACCGCGGACGCGCTGTACCTCTGGGCCGGTACGGACGTCGCGCTGCCCAGCGCACTGTTCACACCGGCGACCACCGAGCACGGCACGTTCGTCGCACACGCATACCCGTACGCCGCGGACCGCAGTACGTTCCTGGTCGAGACGGACGAGGAGACGTGGCGCCGCGCGGGGTTCGACGTGACGACCGAGCAGACGCCGTACGACTGCGACGACGAGGTGGCGCTCGGCTACCTGTCGGACGCATTCGCAGAACACCTGCACGGTCACCGGCTGATCGGCAATCGGACGAGATGGCAGCGCTTCCGGACGGTCAGCTGCGAACGGTGGCACGATCGCAATGTGGTCCTCCTGGGCGACGCGGTCCACACCGCGCACTACTCCATCGGCTCCGGCACCAAGCTGGCCATGGAGGACGGCATCGCGCTCGTCGACGCCCTCGCCGGCGC contains the following coding sequences:
- a CDS encoding fumarylacetoacetate hydrolase family protein, translating into MRIARFSVDDEPKYGVVETDDPEGLVGTVNVLDSDPLYRSAQFTGEKLQLADVRLLAPVIPRSKVVCVGRNYAAHAAELGNDVPKEPLIFLKPNTSVIGPRDGIVYPEQTNDLHFEGELAIVIGRIVRDLPKERVNEAIFGYTIANDVTARDLQKSDGQWARAKGYDTFCPLGPWISTELDVSDLRISTELNGEPRQDGRTSQFIFDIPEVLAYITSFTTLLPGDVVLTGTPAGVGPMLPGDEVSVSVEGIGTLTNKVIVRD
- a CDS encoding GNAT family N-acetyltransferase, with translation MTFEIRLAVPGEYDAVGELTVEAYSHDGFVRGDYAMTLRAAADRAAKAELSVAADSSGLLGTVTYCPVGSVYREIGQDDEGEFRMLGVAGRARGLGVGTALTEHCIARSRELGMRRIVMSSAQYMTTAHRIYERLGFTRLPERDWAPIPGVDLYAFALDL
- a CDS encoding 3-methyladenine DNA glycosylase, producing MRTLPFAEWTSYASGHAARVDVLLADHLERRKRREAHPVEDFLFTYYPTRPNQLRVWHPGPGVRLEGGAAYEGRRGYVVEDGTASLDPAEVERRTDSIKWIRALLSATLDRQPQFGCFGLHEWAMVYRTPEVRHAAWPLRLGAEGTDQVVESHKIGCSHFDAFRFFTTPARPLNTLQPTRESQPALEQGGCLHANMDLYKWAAKLMPFTPSSLLLACFELARDIRTLDMRASPYDLAALGYTPVRIETPDGKAEYTAAQRTFANRARPLRRQLAALCEELLG
- a CDS encoding hydantoinase/oxoprolinase family protein — protein: MAYVIGIDVGGTFTDGVLDDGAGVIVAAKAPSTPPDYSRGVLEVLAGLAEQLGQSVEAMLAETHHIAHGTTSSLNALVMGNVPDVGFITTVGHRDSLFIMNVEGRYLGSAPDQLQNVLGQSKQHTLLPKRHAVEVIERVDRDGTVLVPLDEESVRAAVRALLADGIRSIAVSLLWSFRNPAHEQRVREIVHELDPGAFVALSSEISPRIREFARSATTVMSAQIGPGLEEYLGNLEGRLRESGLVGPLLVMQSNGGAIAAAEAPSHAISTVGSVLTGGVVGAVSLGEQLGHRNIISTDVGGTTFLVGLVVDGEPVRASTTVINHHPINVPTLQVHAIGSGGGAIAWIDQGGNLQVGPRSAQSVPGPACYGTGGTEPTNTDANLVLGILPEKGLLGGRKALDLDAAREAIRARIAEPLGLSIEDAAAAIYAVQNAQTGDLLRKAVVEAGHDPRSFVLYAFGGAGPAYCASYAREVGVAEVVVPLGPVASAFSAYGLASSDVVLTAELSDPTAMPLDPARAQLTYDALEAQVRDGLARQGLSFERIEIVRSLDLRYTMQLAEVAVEVPNGDLDDAAIAGIAQAFDRRYSELYGEGTGFAAAGVQAITFRVRATGVLPFSPGLPKLSEAGTTDPTDALLEHRKVCLDARTGYVETPIYDYRALGAGHRINGPAVIEVPTTTVVVPPGTSGVVDHLGNVVISTASKHGLEGALT
- a CDS encoding hydantoinase B/oxoprolinase family protein, which gives rise to MSMAIPGSEHFASRPVDPEVLRAQLPETLAVHSVGQELIDALDPLTYEVIRHRLWSVTEEMGEALKRMSGSPIVTDANDFDFAICDELGQEVQVGLYNTMLVGAVDLAIYWTLQHRAANPGIQEGDMFLCNDPWVGGGLHQNDVIVFQPIFHDGELFAWTSAICHEPDLGGVGLGSFSPAAQDVFSESLPTPPVKVVRDYQLQDDVADLWVRRSRVPMLVSLDLRAKIGANSVGRKRLAEVIEQYGADTVKAVMKRMMSDAEGRLRGKLSGLPDGTWRATGYQDQSHEGDRGVHKITVAMTKAGDRLTFDFTGTDPQAGMINCTYAGMRGGVMLALLPMLAHDIPWSAGGLMRCFDLVSEEGTINNASYPAAVGRGPIGPAWLTGTLVAECLSQLLERDADLGKSVQAACCGTWDTAVLAGLDERGQVPMPFLNIMMEPMAGGYGARPQTDGMDTGGLFCIPMGRVPDVEMTEFLYPLLTLWRREEPDSGGPGRQRGGVSASLAVTLHGSSQPAGLVLASAGKAVAQNAGLAGGYPGNTGLEQLVRNTDVSALLKTGRIPQSVGELGADVELGPCYAQSYLAPGEVLYMHWQGGGGYGDPLLRDPDAVARDVHEHKVSAEAAESVYGVVLRDRIVDREATQRARDAARAVRRDRSTGGSTNGPRIDPAAAQRLDDNLVLHGTTVACAHCGQGVADTATDSVLDLARYEGPSSDAGPQVTSDPSAYVDTEVVFRQLCCPSCWTAIYSAIVPATHPDHVSDVSRFATAGSAS
- a CDS encoding FAD-dependent monooxygenase, with protein sequence MRLRTVAVLGGGPGGLYTARLLRLRMPDCDVRLIEQTEPRQTFGFGVGLATRTQRNLQAADADSFQSILTIAHSHEMTMTVGGHAVTLPSDDLIAVSRSNLLDVLREHAAAAGVQLDYGDRGYATELAKEVDLVIAADGVSSATREELAVFGGSVTTADALYLWAGTDVALPSALFTPATTEHGTFVAHAYPYAADRSTFLVETDEETWRRAGFDVTTEQTPYDCDDEVALGYLSDAFAEHLHGHRLIGNRTRWQRFRTVSCERWHDRNVVLLGDAVHTAHYSIGSGTKLAMEDGIALVDALAGAPDLETALADYEALRRPAVEHLQSTALRSMRWWDTFPTRLDLPVERLWIAYMTRAGKVTLDRFATTAPEVVRTAINQYAACLRTTAPSTVGDAATGRAAATADLPPDAAPEGFTDWVLAHQSPFVDGLPEVFVDIDDPRGSEADALVKDLDGTAVLLSTSDDREAVLTMLEIAERIRLETPTRVEVRIPTAERDLGAAALVAGRADAVHLRGEGR